A genomic region of Homalodisca vitripennis isolate AUS2020 chromosome 5, UT_GWSS_2.1, whole genome shotgun sequence contains the following coding sequences:
- the LOC124361711 gene encoding uncharacterized protein LOC124361711, giving the protein MDTLPMEVVEVIALHLTARDLAACCSTNHAWRDMFGQDIIWKHHCNRAVAECLATAESRVEPKFVLPENKDVANSLSPLGKWRLAYLREQLLWSHWINGKKLMETLAINDPHKQKLIPSEDGLCEFVTNDYLITSCEKQVMLWNISSSPVYVSDPFRLLLPGRVTFYSSIDNNKIVIVQKTVVQIYHYGSPMKPNWTLEQSFLFDRATPVQFSETQEMETFPLTFSCLVIENYFVGILSSGEIHVWNLQSGTKLKKVLCPGINNDKIIKVVNSRNPKKDFVITVRRNNMYHFYVFSLASLEFYPFNTSHDLQRFPSCVIQNGLLATCLKNSFKVFDYHSSQLILVVPSDYSVGLLTIDDYFLLITRSTIHVFHTITRAFESVLMPLLNPLESIHSFNDIACSKFLITGHYSGEIGWEIDLKSIPIKITHLRKLVYQFYFNCAINKACTKLAEIVWDEHVNIISLW; this is encoded by the coding sequence ATGGACACTCTGCCCATGGAAGTGGTGGAGGTTATAGCCCTGCATTTGACAGCAAGGGATTTGGCAGCATGCTGTTCAACTAACCATGCCTGGCGTGACATGTTTGGTCAAGACATTATATGGAAACATCACTGCAACAGAGCAGTGGCAGAGTGCCTTGCTACTGCTGAGAGCAGAGTGGAGCCCAAGTTTGTGTTACCAGAAAACAAGGATGTAGCAAACTCCCTGAGTCCTCTGGGGAAGTGGAGACTCGCTTATTTGAGGGAACAGTTGCTGTGGAGTCACTGGATAAATGGAAAAAAACTAATGGAAACTCTTGCTATAAATGACCCACACAAACAGAAGCTAATACCTTCAGAAGACGGACTGTGTGAGTTTGTCACAAATGACTACTTGATTACATCGTGTGAGAAACAAGTGATGTTGTGGAACATCAGCAGCAGTCCTGTTTACGTGAGTGATCCCTTTCGTCTGTTGTTACCTGGACGTGTGACATTTTATTCATCAATCGATAACAACAAGATTGTCATTGTCCAGAAAACTGTTGTCCAGATTTATCATTATGGATCTCCTATGAAGCCAAATTGGACTCTTGAACAAAGTTTTTTGTTTGACAGAGCAACACCTGTTCAGTTCAGTGAAACACAAGAAATGGAAACTTTTCCTCTCACTTTTAGTTGCCTTGTGATAGAGAATTATTTTGTAGGCATCTTGTCTTCAGGAGAAATACATGTGTGGAATCTCCAATCCGGTACAAAGCTGAAGAAAGTTTTGTGTCCTggtataaataatgataaaatcatTAAAGTTGTAAATTCAAGGAATCCAAAAAAGGACTTTGTAATCACAGTTCGCAGAAATAACATGTATCACTTCTATGTGTTCAGTCTGGCCAGTTTGGAATTCTACCCCTTCAACACTAGTCATGACCTCCAGAGATTTCCTTCTTGTGTCATACAAAATGGATTATTGGCTACATGTCTTAAAAACTCTTTCAAAGTGTTTGACTACCACAGCTCCCAGCTCATTTTGGTAGTCCCATCCGACTACTCAGTAGGATTGTTAACAATAGATGATTACTTTCTTCTCATAACAAGGAGCACCATACATGTATTCCACACCATCACTAGAGCTTTTGAATCAGTACTTATGCCATTATTAAATCCGCTCGAAAGTATACATAGCTTTAATGATATTGCATGTAGTAAATTTTTGATAACAGGTCATTACAGTGGAGAAATTGGGTGGGAAATTGATCTAAAATCAATTCCCATTAAAATTACCCATCTCCGGAAATTGGTCTACCAATTTTATTTCAACTGTGCTATTAACAAAGCATGTACAAAGCTAGCAGAAATTGTGTGGGATGAACATGTGAATATTATAAGTCTGTGGTAA